In a single window of the Acidobacteriota bacterium genome:
- a CDS encoding DUF2911 domain-containing protein — MLVSTAAVAVSQTRPPLPRASSKASVMQVIGTTEVTISYGRPGVKGRTVWGEWPEKIEGEQTLDDGRVRPPGAPLVPYGHIWRAGANEATLFTSDDDVLINGELLPAGRYSFHAIPGKEEWTLIFNKDEGQWGSFSYDKTKDALRVKAKPQMVNDSKEWLTFGLDVTADDAANAYLRWEKVKVPFSVKVKDVVGSTIKRLKTYAETAGASDAGPWMTAAGYARNNKQADQAKAWFDKAYALNEESIAKAATFQNLSRKGNILLGLDKRAEAISAFEAALAKGKADKVRAADLEALEKRIADLKAGK, encoded by the coding sequence ATGTTGGTCTCGACGGCGGCGGTGGCGGTGTCGCAAACGCGTCCGCCGTTGCCGCGTGCGAGTTCAAAAGCGAGTGTTATGCAGGTCATCGGGACGACCGAGGTCACGATCTCGTATGGCCGTCCGGGCGTTAAGGGACGCACTGTCTGGGGCGAGTGGCCCGAGAAGATTGAGGGCGAGCAGACGCTCGATGACGGACGGGTGCGTCCGCCGGGAGCACCGCTGGTCCCTTACGGCCACATTTGGCGTGCCGGAGCCAATGAGGCAACCCTCTTTACCTCAGATGACGACGTGCTGATCAATGGCGAGCTGCTTCCTGCGGGCCGCTACAGCTTTCACGCAATTCCCGGCAAAGAAGAGTGGACGCTGATCTTTAACAAAGACGAAGGACAGTGGGGTAGTTTCAGCTACGACAAAACGAAAGATGCCCTTCGCGTAAAGGCTAAGCCCCAAATGGTGAATGACAGCAAGGAATGGCTTACATTCGGACTTGATGTTACGGCGGACGACGCGGCGAATGCTTATCTTCGTTGGGAAAAGGTCAAGGTTCCTTTCTCGGTCAAGGTCAAAGATGTAGTTGGTTCTACGATCAAACGTCTTAAAACCTATGCCGAGACCGCCGGAGCCAGCGATGCAGGACCGTGGATGACCGCCGCGGGATACGCTAGGAACAACAAACAGGCAGATCAAGCGAAGGCGTGGTTCGATAAGGCTTACGCGTTGAACGAAGAATCCATCGCGAAAGCGGCAACATTTCAGAACCTCTCTCGGAAAGGAAACATTCTTCTTGGACTAGACAAACGTGCCGAGGCCATCTCTGCCTTCGAAGCAGCACTAGCAAAAGGCAAGGCCGACAAAGTTCGGGCCGCGGATCTCGAAGCGCTTGAGAAGCGAATTGCGGATCTTAAGGCAGGAAAATAG
- a CDS encoding type IV pilus twitching motility protein PilT, protein MSTRIDDLLRMAMSFGASDLHLRAGSYPVIRVTGELKPLSGVSPLTQDETLEMAFSMMSNRQKQHFKEAFEVDIGYGIAGLGRFRVNIFQQRNSIGIVARVISDSIRGFSELGLPPILSKIADERRGLILVTGTTGSGKSTTLAALVDHINQSRNCHIVTIEDPIEFLHKDKQSFVTQREVDVDTRSFAEALRGSLRQDPDVILVGEMRDLETIETALVAAETGHLVLSTLHTLDAPETLTRIISAFPPYQQKSIRIQLAGLLRAVVSQRLMKSAKGNSRIPAVEVLVSTPLIRDYILHEDKTASIRDAIAAGTSQYGMQTFDQSLFYLYQSGLITLDEALRGTTNQDEFRLRLAGISNTTASAKEEMERSSGVASITEVITRN, encoded by the coding sequence ATGTCAACACGGATAGATGACCTGCTAAGAATGGCGATGAGCTTCGGCGCATCAGATCTGCATCTGCGCGCCGGTTCATACCCTGTCATTCGCGTAACCGGCGAACTGAAGCCGCTGTCGGGCGTGAGCCCGCTTACACAGGACGAAACGCTCGAAATGGCATTCTCGATGATGTCCAATCGTCAGAAGCAGCATTTCAAAGAAGCTTTTGAGGTCGATATCGGTTACGGCATCGCGGGTTTGGGACGATTTAGAGTCAACATTTTTCAGCAACGCAATTCCATAGGCATTGTAGCCCGCGTCATTTCTGATTCCATCAGAGGATTTTCGGAGCTTGGCCTGCCGCCGATCTTGTCAAAGATCGCTGATGAACGCCGGGGATTGATCCTGGTCACAGGTACCACCGGTTCGGGAAAATCTACAACGCTGGCAGCTCTCGTCGATCATATAAATCAGTCGAGGAATTGCCATATAGTCACGATCGAGGATCCGATCGAATTCCTGCACAAGGACAAACAGTCGTTTGTGACGCAACGTGAGGTTGATGTAGATACCAGGTCATTTGCTGAGGCCCTTCGTGGGTCGCTGCGGCAAGACCCTGATGTCATTCTGGTAGGCGAAATGCGTGACCTGGAAACTATCGAAACCGCTCTGGTCGCCGCAGAGACCGGACATTTGGTTTTGTCAACGCTTCACACCCTTGATGCACCGGAAACGCTAACTCGAATCATTTCAGCATTCCCGCCCTATCAGCAGAAATCTATCCGAATACAGCTAGCCGGCTTGCTGCGTGCTGTGGTTTCGCAGCGGTTGATGAAATCGGCAAAAGGAAACAGCCGAATTCCTGCGGTAGAGGTACTAGTATCCACGCCGTTGATACGCGATTATATTCTCCACGAAGACAAGACCGCATCCATTCGAGATGCGATCGCGGCGGGAACATCGCAATACGGAATGCAGACCTTTGACCAGTCGCTGTTTTATCTCTATCAGTCCGGCCTTATCACACTTGACGAGGCGCTTCGCGGCACGACGAACCAGGACGAATTTCGTCTGCGGCTTGCCGGGATCAGCAACACGACCGCATCTGCGAAGGAAGAGATGGAAAGATCAAGCGGAGTCGCGTCGATCACCGAGGTCATTACGCGAAACTAA
- the hflX gene encoding GTPase HflX, whose product MGVITGFTKGLKHSQLKRIEKLATRRVAADSIITPELARQMSEISHEIGRQVGVLIDRKGKVEHVMVGTAKQIEIPDIGRARASEDRFRGIRCVHTHLMGESLTQDDFTDLALLRLDLISAIEVDRRTGQPGLVHSAHLVPSNSESLGKNGHSLPYQNLEPQLPSHLSVNFTELINSLEDEMARVRLTARDRHTGRDRAILVGVTTTDIEEAEESMAELKELALSADVVVLDTVIQRRSQIDPRTVLGKGKLDELLVRSMRLGADMLVFDSELSPAQVRSLSEATELKVIDRPQLILDIFAQRAQSREGKLQVELAQLKYLLPRLVVGQNSAFSRLAGGIGGRGPGETKLETDRRRVRTRISQLERQVDDLGRQRQERRRTRLETNLPIVSLVGYTNAGKSTLLNALTQSEVFAEKKMFATLDPTTRRLRLPYEQEVVINDTVGFIRDLPEALVSAFRATLEEIADSSLLVHVVDVSNPRMMQQIGSVNNILADLKFNEIKQLIVLNKADLIASDNVEMIRDKLAREFGNVIAVSSLDRKTLRPLVAKMSEIIGIEQDETRGAAAYV is encoded by the coding sequence ATCGGCGTAATCACAGGTTTCACCAAAGGGCTGAAACACAGTCAACTTAAACGGATCGAAAAGCTCGCAACCCGACGGGTGGCGGCCGATTCGATCATCACACCGGAGCTTGCTCGGCAAATGAGCGAGATCTCGCACGAGATCGGCCGCCAAGTCGGCGTTCTGATAGACCGAAAGGGCAAGGTAGAGCATGTGATGGTCGGGACGGCCAAGCAGATCGAGATCCCGGATATTGGGCGAGCTCGTGCATCTGAGGACAGGTTTCGCGGCATACGGTGCGTCCATACCCATTTGATGGGCGAAAGCCTCACGCAAGATGACTTTACAGATCTTGCTTTGCTGAGGCTCGATCTTATCTCCGCGATCGAAGTTGACCGCAGGACAGGGCAGCCGGGCCTGGTTCATTCCGCACATCTTGTTCCGTCAAATTCAGAGAGTTTAGGAAAGAACGGTCATTCGTTGCCGTATCAAAACCTTGAGCCGCAATTGCCGTCGCATTTGAGCGTTAATTTCACTGAGCTGATCAATTCGCTCGAGGACGAGATGGCTCGGGTACGGTTGACTGCCCGAGACAGGCATACAGGCAGGGATCGTGCGATCTTGGTAGGTGTAACTACCACTGATATTGAAGAAGCCGAGGAGTCAATGGCCGAGCTGAAAGAGCTCGCATTGTCGGCAGACGTTGTTGTATTAGATACGGTCATTCAACGCCGCTCTCAGATCGATCCGCGAACCGTACTCGGAAAGGGTAAGCTGGATGAGCTTTTGGTTCGATCGATGAGGCTCGGTGCGGATATGCTTGTCTTCGATTCCGAACTGTCACCCGCTCAGGTGCGCTCGCTTTCTGAGGCCACGGAACTGAAGGTCATCGACCGTCCGCAGCTGATCCTCGACATCTTTGCCCAGCGTGCACAGAGCCGGGAAGGCAAGCTGCAGGTCGAGCTTGCCCAATTGAAATATCTGCTCCCGCGGCTGGTTGTAGGGCAAAACTCCGCTTTTTCTCGTCTTGCAGGCGGCATCGGCGGTCGAGGTCCCGGCGAGACGAAGCTGGAAACGGACCGCAGACGCGTACGCACTCGAATATCTCAGCTCGAACGTCAGGTTGACGATCTTGGCCGTCAGCGGCAGGAACGCAGACGCACTCGTCTTGAGACAAATTTGCCGATCGTTTCGCTGGTTGGTTACACGAACGCGGGTAAATCGACGCTTCTTAATGCGCTCACCCAATCTGAGGTTTTTGCCGAAAAGAAGATGTTCGCGACACTCGACCCGACAACACGTCGATTGCGGCTGCCGTATGAGCAAGAGGTCGTCATCAACGACACCGTTGGTTTCATACGGGATCTTCCGGAAGCGCTGGTATCAGCATTTCGTGCTACGCTTGAGGAGATCGCCGATAGCTCTCTGCTTGTTCATGTGGTGGACGTTTCAAACCCGCGGATGATGCAGCAGATCGGTTCTGTCAATAATATCCTTGCTGATCTCAAATTCAATGAGATCAAACAGTTGATAGTGTTGAATAAAGCCGACCTGATCGCATCTGACAACGTGGAAATGATCCGCGACAAACTCGCCAGAGAATTTGGCAATGTGATAGCTGTTTCTTCGCTTGATCGTAAGACCCTTCGGCCGCTCGTTGCGAAAATGTCCGAAATCATCGGTATAGAGCAGGACGAGACCCGCGGGGCCGCCGCATATGTATGA
- a CDS encoding HIT domain-containing protein codes for MDILWSPWRYDYIRSDSPTSSSGCVFCDVLSNGLSDDENFILSRGEYNFVILNIYPYTSGHLMVVPFAHVDLPENAGEASTAEMMTMVARCQKAIRQVYTPDGINIGMNLGKAAGAGVADHYHMHLLPRWVGDVNFMTAIGQTRTIPETLIDSYNKLKDQI; via the coding sequence ATGGACATACTTTGGAGCCCCTGGCGATACGACTACATCAGATCAGACAGCCCGACATCTTCGTCGGGCTGTGTTTTTTGTGATGTTCTTTCGAACGGCCTGTCCGACGATGAGAACTTCATTCTCTCACGCGGCGAATACAATTTCGTCATCCTGAATATCTACCCCTACACGTCGGGGCATCTCATGGTCGTACCGTTCGCTCATGTGGATCTGCCGGAAAACGCCGGCGAGGCTTCGACCGCGGAAATGATGACAATGGTCGCCCGCTGCCAGAAAGCGATCAGACAGGTTTATACTCCGGACGGCATCAACATCGGAATGAATCTGGGAAAGGCGGCCGGTGCGGGCGTAGCGGATCATTACCACATGCACCTGCTGCCTCGGTGGGTCGGTGATGTCAATTTCATGACAGCTATAGGCCAAACGAGGACCATTCCGGAAACCCTAATTGACTCCTACAACAAATTAAAAGACCAGATCTGA
- a CDS encoding gluconolaconase: protein MQSNISEIKNVSPKLAVPGGELVIEVSASDSGGSPRILIEANGHACFVRSASSSRIVADLPTSEAFIDSVSADGICRLQLVSAGPDSPSFDIWCGKRIAGGMHIVANPAVDPADDSLIVTNSGRRGEQLPATLFRVEQDGKIEEFPESILNPTGLAFSPKGELFVSNRAMGEVLAVGREGLSTVFSANLGIATGIAFDDRGTLYVGDRSGRIYRVWEYGDNEVFAELEPSVAAFHLAFGTDKNLYITSPGLSSHDSVYVIEPDGEVSKFFTGFGRPQGLAFDTKGNLYVAACHRGQRGIYRIDAAYRNAELFVSGPEIVGLCFNRKGELFVATADSVYSLPLGIAGILLK from the coding sequence ATGCAGAGCAATATCTCTGAAATAAAGAACGTCAGTCCAAAACTCGCTGTTCCCGGCGGCGAGTTGGTGATCGAAGTATCTGCTTCTGATTCCGGAGGCAGCCCTCGAATTTTGATTGAGGCGAACGGACACGCTTGCTTTGTTAGGTCAGCGTCTTCGAGCCGAATTGTTGCCGATCTGCCGACCAGCGAAGCATTTATTGACTCGGTTTCCGCTGATGGCATATGTCGGCTCCAGCTTGTTTCGGCAGGGCCCGACAGCCCGTCTTTTGATATCTGGTGCGGCAAACGCATCGCAGGCGGAATGCATATCGTGGCAAATCCTGCTGTAGACCCAGCCGATGATTCTTTGATAGTCACCAACTCGGGACGCCGGGGCGAGCAATTGCCGGCAACGCTTTTCCGTGTCGAGCAGGATGGGAAAATTGAAGAGTTTCCCGAAAGCATTTTAAATCCGACTGGCCTTGCGTTCAGTCCTAAAGGAGAGCTTTTCGTTTCCAACAGGGCGATGGGAGAGGTTCTGGCCGTGGGCCGCGAAGGCCTATCGACGGTGTTTTCTGCGAATCTCGGCATCGCTACCGGCATTGCTTTCGACGACCGCGGCACGCTTTATGTCGGCGACCGTTCGGGGCGGATCTATCGTGTTTGGGAATATGGGGACAATGAGGTCTTTGCCGAGCTCGAGCCGTCGGTCGCCGCGTTTCACCTTGCCTTCGGCACTGACAAGAATCTCTATATAACATCGCCGGGGCTTTCCAGTCATGATTCGGTCTATGTCATTGAGCCGGACGGCGAGGTTTCCAAATTCTTTACAGGTTTCGGCCGCCCGCAGGGACTTGCTTTCGACACGAAGGGCAATCTTTATGTTGCAGCATGCCATCGCGGGCAGCGGGGTATTTATCGGATCGACGCCGCATACCGCAATGCCGAGCTTTTTGTCAGCGGGCCGGAAATTGTGGGGCTTTGCTTTAACCGCAAGGGTGAATTGTTTGTTGCGACAGCGGACTCGGTTTATTCGCTGCCGCTCGGCATCGCAGGGATATTGTTGAAATAA
- a CDS encoding HDIG domain-containing protein produces the protein MTKQIRELTSPLTRWRKWLVGQLTKPIASLSPDQRFWAGFAFLCTATTLLIQNPLWSAAGSFAYQEGDIARETVIAPADITFQDPDGLERARAAAKATVKPIFRFESNRQEQAVQGFQSAWERLRRTTPEDPARMANSNVKADLDWTGGGGTDVAKVLSGRQFSRNELDAVRSALREAAEGYIYDDVERQYFQNEVFVFDRSRPNVQTTASMPASSWLALSAAREKYKERINAIKSLSQKEANAFYSAGEIFVEPSVSFDSVATEAARETAAASAEQQSVVLRRGQKVVDAGEMVTAETLSRIAAVRNYTSGTRQANRFIGLLLLITALFWVAWKFVQHRGVVPRLALSAERTFALIGFVVVVQTAVMAVLFRLAEFTALQNVRPPMNDASIWAFAIPFATGSLLMTLLADRPTALFTGILNALIAGFLAPRGLEFAVFAALVSSVAVYGIGRYRSRQTVTVAGGMIGGAGALIAIAMIAFTQQPFILNTVLLAIACGLAGGVMTAAVTAVLLPFCETIFGILTDVKLLELSNADLPILGQLALRSPGTNQHSHAVGQLAEDACRVVGGNGLLARIGALYHDIGKTAAPEHFVENQLGKNPHDRLKPTQSAKIIISHVNYGTKLAKEMGLPQRIIDFIPQHHGTRTLHYFLKKAQAQALPDEEISENDFRYPGPKPQFKEAAIMMIADSCEAGARSLAEPTPENIRFIVTKIIDAILSDDQLDECDLTLRELTQIRESMIKSLIAMHHSRVDYPGYVPPTTGQFKFAELMDSEERGFKYADPKDIPVSPGGEIEDEAFDRTQEPTRADAKTN, from the coding sequence ATGACGAAGCAGATACGAGAATTAACATCGCCGCTAACGCGGTGGCGAAAATGGCTTGTCGGCCAGCTGACCAAGCCGATCGCATCTCTTTCGCCTGATCAACGGTTTTGGGCGGGCTTCGCATTTCTCTGCACAGCTACAACGCTTCTAATACAGAATCCGCTTTGGAGTGCGGCCGGTTCTTTTGCTTATCAGGAGGGCGACATTGCCCGCGAAACGGTCATTGCGCCTGCAGACATAACGTTCCAGGATCCCGACGGCCTTGAACGGGCCAGAGCTGCCGCTAAAGCAACTGTCAAACCGATATTCAGGTTTGAATCCAACAGGCAAGAGCAGGCCGTTCAGGGTTTTCAATCAGCATGGGAACGCCTGAGGCGGACAACTCCGGAAGATCCGGCGAGAATGGCGAACTCGAACGTGAAAGCTGATCTCGATTGGACAGGCGGCGGCGGAACGGACGTTGCGAAGGTGCTTTCGGGGCGGCAATTCAGCCGTAACGAGCTCGACGCGGTGCGGTCGGCACTCCGCGAGGCGGCTGAAGGCTATATTTACGATGACGTCGAGCGCCAGTACTTTCAGAACGAGGTTTTCGTTTTCGATCGCTCGCGTCCGAATGTCCAGACCACGGCATCAATGCCTGCAAGCAGTTGGCTGGCACTTTCTGCTGCCCGCGAGAAATACAAAGAACGCATCAATGCGATCAAAAGCCTATCGCAGAAAGAAGCAAACGCTTTTTACTCAGCCGGTGAGATCTTTGTCGAGCCAAGCGTTTCTTTTGACAGCGTGGCGACAGAGGCCGCCCGCGAAACAGCGGCTGCCTCAGCGGAACAGCAGTCAGTCGTACTTCGCCGCGGGCAGAAGGTCGTAGACGCGGGCGAAATGGTGACCGCGGAAACACTATCCCGTATCGCGGCTGTCCGCAATTACACATCGGGAACCCGTCAGGCGAATCGATTTATCGGCCTGCTGCTGCTGATAACCGCTTTGTTTTGGGTCGCATGGAAGTTCGTGCAGCATCGAGGCGTCGTCCCGCGATTGGCTTTGTCGGCGGAGAGAACATTCGCTCTGATCGGCTTTGTCGTCGTGGTGCAGACGGCCGTAATGGCGGTTCTTTTTCGCCTAGCGGAATTTACTGCACTGCAAAATGTCCGGCCGCCGATGAACGATGCTTCCATTTGGGCGTTCGCGATCCCTTTTGCGACCGGTAGTCTGTTGATGACGCTGCTTGCCGACCGCCCTACCGCTTTATTTACCGGTATTCTAAACGCATTGATCGCCGGATTCTTGGCTCCCCGAGGTCTTGAATTTGCAGTTTTCGCCGCGCTTGTTTCGTCCGTAGCCGTATACGGCATCGGCCGTTATCGCAGCCGACAGACCGTAACCGTTGCCGGCGGGATGATCGGCGGAGCAGGTGCCCTTATCGCCATTGCGATGATCGCGTTCACGCAGCAGCCGTTCATCTTGAATACGGTTTTGCTTGCGATCGCCTGCGGACTTGCTGGCGGGGTCATGACGGCTGCGGTCACTGCCGTTCTGCTGCCGTTCTGCGAGACGATCTTCGGCATACTGACGGACGTAAAGCTGCTCGAGCTTTCAAATGCCGATCTCCCGATCTTAGGTCAGCTTGCTCTTCGTTCGCCGGGAACTAATCAGCATTCTCACGCTGTTGGCCAACTGGCCGAAGACGCATGCCGTGTGGTAGGCGGAAACGGCCTGCTCGCAAGAATAGGCGCCCTTTATCACGATATTGGTAAAACGGCAGCTCCTGAACATTTCGTCGAAAATCAGCTTGGCAAGAATCCGCACGACCGCCTAAAGCCGACACAAAGCGCCAAGATCATAATCAGCCACGTCAATTACGGGACGAAACTCGCTAAGGAGATGGGATTGCCGCAGCGGATAATTGACTTCATCCCGCAGCATCACGGGACACGAACTCTTCATTATTTCCTTAAGAAGGCCCAGGCTCAGGCCCTCCCTGACGAAGAGATCTCAGAAAATGATTTTCGTTATCCGGGCCCAAAACCGCAATTCAAAGAAGCGGCGATCATGATGATCGCGGATTCCTGCGAGGCAGGAGCTCGGAGCCTTGCTGAACCGACGCCGGAAAACATAAGGTTCATCGTCACCAAGATCATCGACGCTATCTTGAGCGACGACCAACTGGATGAATGTGACCTCACGCTGCGTGAACTGACGCAGATACGCGAGTCGATGATCAAATCCTTGATCGCAATGCATCATTCGAGGGTGGACTATCCCGGCTACGTTCCGCCGACTACGGGCCAGTTCAAATTCGCGGAATTGATGGATTCTGAGGAGCGAGGATTCAAATACGCTGATCCGAAAGACATACCGGTCTCTCCGGGAGGCGAGATAGAAGATGAGGCCTTCGACCGCACTCAAGAGCCTACAAGGGCTGACGCAAAGACAAACTAG
- the rpsA gene encoding 30S ribosomal protein S1: MTNEATKDAEETATAATPAETNPTNGETPQALNTEPKASEVSTDPAPTVTEEAVAAASPAISATEDPASSGDVDFGAILEQFESEQKLFYSGEMVNGTVVGVSDRGVLVDFGYKSEGFVPLEEFTGFDGTVNVQVGDKVDVVIKSIHSGDGAPQLSRQDALGRKVWDEIETAYREERPIVGKIVDKTRGGLKVDLNGVEAFLPGSQIDSRPASSLDSYIGQDIEAKIIKFSRRRNNIVLSRKILTDEVVNAQKEETLSNIDVGFVVEGTIKNLTDYGAFVDIGGIDGLLHVTDMSWGRLNHPGEMFKPGDHIQVKILKLDREKDKISLGYKQLQPDPWSTVIEVYPVDSKVQGTVSSVTEYGVFVELEPGVEGLVHVSEVSWSRRAQSPKKMFQKGQPVDVQVLGVDTVERRISLGMKQFQENPWDRVDERFPIGARVSGKVRNITDFGAFIELEEGIDGLVHISDLTWSKKIKHPKDLLKKDQEVEAIVTSIDKRGQRLSLSMKDLTPSAWEGFIATHRPGDVVKGKVSRFTNFGVFVELGEGLEGLCHISELSDERIEKAESVAKIGDEMEFKILRIEPADQKIGLSHRAVGKEDEPIVDTRIYTSEAKGGMASLGELAKLKFGNAEEEAPVEEKPAKASKKKEKAAEVAADDSPVEAEPAADEASPEEPVMTEDSETADKVPSEEAATEQSPVAEAASEETAEATEAVLADADGNAEGSAETSEVVAEETSTETSEERAETEKPEEKEETA, encoded by the coding sequence ATGACAAACGAGGCAACTAAGGACGCAGAGGAAACGGCGACGGCCGCAACCCCGGCGGAGACAAACCCCACGAACGGCGAAACGCCGCAGGCATTAAACACCGAACCGAAAGCTAGCGAAGTTAGTACGGATCCAGCACCGACAGTGACCGAGGAAGCTGTTGCGGCCGCTTCGCCAGCGATAAGTGCTACTGAAGACCCGGCATCATCCGGCGACGTGGATTTCGGCGCAATTCTCGAACAATTCGAATCTGAACAGAAACTCTTCTATTCGGGCGAAATGGTCAATGGAACAGTGGTCGGAGTTTCGGACCGGGGAGTTTTGGTAGATTTTGGCTACAAATCCGAAGGATTTGTACCGTTGGAAGAGTTCACAGGCTTCGACGGCACTGTGAACGTACAGGTCGGCGACAAGGTCGATGTCGTCATCAAGAGCATCCACTCCGGCGACGGAGCACCTCAGCTTTCCCGCCAGGACGCTCTTGGACGCAAGGTCTGGGACGAGATCGAGACCGCGTATCGTGAAGAGCGCCCGATCGTCGGCAAGATCGTCGACAAGACCCGCGGCGGACTGAAGGTAGATCTGAATGGTGTCGAAGCTTTTCTGCCCGGTTCGCAGATCGATTCGCGTCCGGCGAGCTCACTCGATTCATATATCGGGCAAGACATCGAAGCGAAGATCATAAAGTTCAGCCGTCGGCGAAACAATATTGTCCTTTCGCGCAAGATCCTCACAGACGAGGTCGTGAACGCTCAAAAAGAGGAAACACTCTCAAACATCGACGTAGGATTCGTAGTTGAGGGAACGATCAAGAATCTGACCGATTACGGCGCATTTGTCGATATCGGCGGTATCGACGGCCTGCTACACGTCACTGATATGTCTTGGGGCCGCCTTAATCATCCCGGTGAGATGTTCAAGCCCGGCGATCATATTCAGGTAAAGATCCTCAAACTTGATCGTGAAAAAGACAAGATCTCTCTCGGCTACAAACAGCTCCAGCCCGATCCTTGGTCCACGGTGATCGAGGTTTATCCGGTCGATTCAAAGGTACAGGGTACCGTTTCGTCGGTGACCGAATACGGTGTATTCGTTGAACTCGAGCCCGGCGTCGAAGGCTTGGTGCACGTCTCTGAGGTTTCGTGGTCGCGAAGAGCACAAAGCCCGAAGAAGATGTTCCAGAAAGGCCAGCCGGTCGACGTTCAGGTCTTGGGCGTAGATACCGTAGAACGCCGCATTAGCCTGGGAATGAAGCAGTTCCAGGAAAACCCGTGGGACCGTGTTGACGAGCGATTTCCTATCGGTGCTCGTGTCAGCGGGAAGGTTCGCAATATTACCGACTTCGGCGCTTTTATTGAGCTCGAAGAAGGGATCGACGGCCTCGTGCACATTTCCGATCTGACATGGTCGAAAAAGATCAAACATCCGAAAGACCTGCTCAAGAAAGATCAGGAAGTAGAGGCTATCGTTACCAGCATCGACAAACGCGGACAGCGGCTCTCTCTGTCGATGAAAGATCTGACCCCGTCTGCGTGGGAAGGCTTTATAGCCACCCATCGCCCGGGCGATGTTGTGAAAGGCAAGGTTTCCCGTTTCACGAATTTCGGTGTTTTCGTCGAATTGGGCGAGGGACTGGAAGGGCTTTGCCACATTTCGGAACTGTCTGACGAACGTATCGAAAAAGCCGAGTCGGTCGCAAAGATCGGGGACGAGATGGAATTCAAGATCCTCCGCATCGAGCCCGCCGACCAAAAGATCGGCCTTTCGCATCGAGCAGTCGGCAAGGAAGATGAGCCGATCGTCGATACTCGGATCTATACGTCTGAAGCGAAGGGCGGAATGGCTTCGCTCGGAGAACTTGCGAAGTTGAAATTCGGTAACGCTGAGGAAGAAGCTCCGGTTGAGGAAAAGCCCGCAAAGGCATCGAAAAAGAAAGAGAAGGCCGCCGAGGTGGCTGCGGACGATTCCCCCGTTGAAGCCGAGCCCGCTGCTGACGAAGCATCTCCGGAGGAACCGGTTATGACTGAAGACTCTGAAACAGCTGACAAAGTTCCTTCAGAAGAAGCCGCGACCGAGCAGTCGCCGGTAGCAGAAGCTGCCTCTGAAGAAACAGCTGAAGCAACGGAAGCCGTATTGGCCGACGCTGATGGCAATGCCGAAGGATCGGCGGAGACATCAGAAGTTGTAGCGGAGGAAACTTCGACTGAAACTTCGGAGGAGCGGGCAGAAACTGAGAAGCCGGAGGAGAAAGAAGAAACCGCGTAA
- a CDS encoding integration host factor subunit beta, whose translation MTKADLVEQVAREAEMTKKDAEQLVEIIFDSITESLNKGEKIELRGFGSFRVRERNSRKGRNPKTGEAVDIPAKRVAYFKPGKELKDLINRD comes from the coding sequence ATGACCAAAGCCGATCTCGTTGAACAAGTAGCCCGCGAAGCGGAAATGACCAAAAAGGATGCTGAACAGCTCGTTGAGATCATTTTCGACAGTATTACGGAATCGCTGAATAAAGGTGAAAAGATAGAACTCAGAGGATTTGGCAGCTTTCGCGTTCGAGAGAGAAATTCGCGAAAGGGCCGCAATCCAAAGACCGGCGAAGCTGTAGATATTCCCGCTAAGCGGGTCGCCTACTTCAAGCCGGGAAAAGAACTCAAGGACCTTATTAACCGCGACTGA